From Ostrinia nubilalis chromosome 9, ilOstNubi1.1, whole genome shotgun sequence, one genomic window encodes:
- the LOC135074722 gene encoding cryptochrome-1 isoform X3, which yields MLGGSVLWFRHGLRLHDNPSLHSALADRSQPFFPIFIFDGETAGTKVVGYNRMRYLLEALDDLDNQFRKYGGRLIMLKGKPNIVFRRLWEEFGIRKLSFEQDCEPVWRERDDSVKTACREIGVSCHEHVSHTLWEPDSVIRANGGIPPLTYQMFLHTVATIGDPPRPVDDVQLSGVKFGSLPLCFYEEFTVFDKAPKPEDLGVFLENEDIRMIRWVGGETAALKQMQQRLSVEHETFCRGSYLPTHGNPDLLGPPISLSPALRFGCLSVRRFYWSVQDLFRQVHQGSLSSTHFITGQLIWREYFYTMSVNNPNYGQMAGNPICLDIPWKTPEGDELQRWIDGRTGFPFVDAAMRQLRTEGWLHHAVRNTVASFLTRGTLWLSWEHGLNHFLKYLLDADWSVCAGNWMWVSSSAFEALLDSGACACPVRLGQRLDPSGEYVRRYVPELARVPGDYIYEPWKAPIEVQERANCIIGRDYPAPVVNHLAAAQRNRNAMKTLRRSISKQILKGDWLKAVGELREMLQKAPPHCCPSSDDEIRQFMWLSEEGQATATVGSN from the exons ATGCTGGGAGGCAGCGTGCTATGGTTCCGCCACGGGCTCCGGCTCCACGACAACCCGTCTCTTCACTCTGCGCTGGCGGATAGGAGCCAGCCGTTCTTCCCCATCTTCATCTTCGACGGGGAGACTGCTG GAACGAAAGTGGTCGGTTACAACCGCATGCGCTACTTACTGGAAGCGCTTGATGACCTGGACAACCAGTTCCGGAAGTACGGGGGCAGGCTCATCATGCTCAAGGGGAAGCCTAACATTGTGTTTAGGAGACTGTGGGAAGAGTTTG GTATCCGCAAGCTGAGCTTCGAGCAAGACTGCGAGCCGGTGTGGCGCGAGCGCGACGACAGCGTGAAGACCGCGTGCCGCGAGATCGGCGTGTCGTGCCACGAGCACGTTTCGCACACGCTGTGGGAACCCGACTCCGTCATCCGGGCTAATGGAGGCATCCCGCCGCTGACTTACCAGATGTTCCTG CATACCGTAGCCACCATCGGCGACCCCCCAAGGCCAGTGGATGACGTGCAACTGTCAGGCGTCAAGTTCGGAAGCCTGCCGCTGTGCTTCTACGAAGAATTCACTGTCTTTGACAAG GCCCCAAAGCCGGAAGACCTGGGGGTGTTCCTGGAGAATGAAGACATCCGTATGATCCGCTGGGTGGGCGGCGAGACGGCGGCCTTGAAGCAAATGCAGCAGCGACTCAGTGTCGAGCACGAGACCTTCTGCAG GGGATCATATTTGCCGACGCACGGAAACCCTGACCTTCTGGGCCCGCCGATATCTTTGAGCCCTGCCCTCCGTTTTGGATGTCTCTCCGTGAGAAG GTTTTACTGGTCCGTGCAAGACCTATTCCGTCAGGTGCACCAAGGGTCTCTGTCCTCCACTCATTTTATTACGG GCCAGTTGATCTGGCGCGAATACTTCTATACGATGAGCGTCAACAACCCGAACTACGGCCAAATGGCTGGGAACCCCATCTGTCTTGATATACCCTGGAAGACTCCTGAAGGCGATGAGCTACAAAG ATGGATCGATGGCCGCACCGGCTTCCCGTTCGTGGACGCAGCGATGCGACAGCTACGCACAGAAGGCTGGCTGCACCACGCCGTGCGCAACACTGTGGCGTCCTTCCTTACCAGAGGAACGCTGTGGCTGTCCTGGGAACACGGCTTGAACCACTTCTTGAAGTATCTACTGGACGCTGATTG GTCCGTCTGCGCCGGCAACTGGATGTGGGTTTCCAGCAGCGCATTCGAAGCGCTTTTGGATTCAGGCGCGTGCGCCTGCCCCGTGCGCCTCGGGCAGCGCCTCGACCCTAGCGGCGAGTACGTGCGCCGCTACGTGCCCGAGCTGGCGCGCGTGCCCGGCGACTACAT ATACGAACCATGGAAGGCGCCGATCGAGGTGCAGGAGCGTGCTAACTGCATCATCGGCAGGGACTACCCCGCGCCCGTCGTTAACCACTTGGCAGCCGCGCAGAGAAATCGGAACGCGATGAAG ACGCTACGGCGTTCCATCTCGAAGCAGATTCTGAAGGGCGACTGGTTGAAGGCAGTCGGG GAGTTGCGCGAAATGCTGCAAAAGGCGCCTCCACACTGCTGCCCGTCGTCCGACGATGAGATCCGGCAGTTCATGTGGCTAAGCGAGGAAGGCCAGGCCACCGCTACCGTGGGCTCCAATTAA
- the LOC135074722 gene encoding cryptochrome-1 isoform X1 produces MLGGSVLWFRHGLRLHDNPSLHSALADRSQPFFPIFIFDGETAGTKVVGYNRMRYLLEALDDLDNQFRKYGGRLIMLKGKPNIVFRRLWEEFGIRKLSFEQDCEPVWRERDDSVKTACREIGVSCHEHVSHTLWEPDSVIRANGGIPPLTYQMFLHTVATIGDPPRPVDDVQLSGVKFGSLPLCFYEEFTVFDKAPKPEDLGVFLENEDIRMIRWVGGETAALKQMQQRLSVEHETFCRGSYLPTHGNPDLLGPPISLSPALRFGCLSVRRFYWSVQDLFRQVHQGSLSSTHFITGQLIWREYFYTMSVNNPNYGQMAGNPICLDIPWKTPEGDELQRWIDGRTGFPFVDAAMRQLRTEGWLHHAVRNTVASFLTRGTLWLSWEHGLNHFLKYLLDADWSVCAGNWMWVSSSAFEALLDSGACACPVRLGQRLDPSGEYVRRYVPELARVPGDYM; encoded by the exons ATGCTGGGAGGCAGCGTGCTATGGTTCCGCCACGGGCTCCGGCTCCACGACAACCCGTCTCTTCACTCTGCGCTGGCGGATAGGAGCCAGCCGTTCTTCCCCATCTTCATCTTCGACGGGGAGACTGCTG GAACGAAAGTGGTCGGTTACAACCGCATGCGCTACTTACTGGAAGCGCTTGATGACCTGGACAACCAGTTCCGGAAGTACGGGGGCAGGCTCATCATGCTCAAGGGGAAGCCTAACATTGTGTTTAGGAGACTGTGGGAAGAGTTTG GTATCCGCAAGCTGAGCTTCGAGCAAGACTGCGAGCCGGTGTGGCGCGAGCGCGACGACAGCGTGAAGACCGCGTGCCGCGAGATCGGCGTGTCGTGCCACGAGCACGTTTCGCACACGCTGTGGGAACCCGACTCCGTCATCCGGGCTAATGGAGGCATCCCGCCGCTGACTTACCAGATGTTCCTG CATACCGTAGCCACCATCGGCGACCCCCCAAGGCCAGTGGATGACGTGCAACTGTCAGGCGTCAAGTTCGGAAGCCTGCCGCTGTGCTTCTACGAAGAATTCACTGTCTTTGACAAG GCCCCAAAGCCGGAAGACCTGGGGGTGTTCCTGGAGAATGAAGACATCCGTATGATCCGCTGGGTGGGCGGCGAGACGGCGGCCTTGAAGCAAATGCAGCAGCGACTCAGTGTCGAGCACGAGACCTTCTGCAG GGGATCATATTTGCCGACGCACGGAAACCCTGACCTTCTGGGCCCGCCGATATCTTTGAGCCCTGCCCTCCGTTTTGGATGTCTCTCCGTGAGAAG GTTTTACTGGTCCGTGCAAGACCTATTCCGTCAGGTGCACCAAGGGTCTCTGTCCTCCACTCATTTTATTACGG GCCAGTTGATCTGGCGCGAATACTTCTATACGATGAGCGTCAACAACCCGAACTACGGCCAAATGGCTGGGAACCCCATCTGTCTTGATATACCCTGGAAGACTCCTGAAGGCGATGAGCTACAAAG ATGGATCGATGGCCGCACCGGCTTCCCGTTCGTGGACGCAGCGATGCGACAGCTACGCACAGAAGGCTGGCTGCACCACGCCGTGCGCAACACTGTGGCGTCCTTCCTTACCAGAGGAACGCTGTGGCTGTCCTGGGAACACGGCTTGAACCACTTCTTGAAGTATCTACTGGACGCTGATTG GTCCGTCTGCGCCGGCAACTGGATGTGGGTTTCCAGCAGCGCATTCGAAGCGCTTTTGGATTCAGGCGCGTGCGCCTGCCCCGTGCGCCTCGGGCAGCGCCTCGACCCTAGCGGCGAGTACGTGCGCCGCTACGTGCCCGAGCTGGCGCGCGTGCCCGGCGACTACATGTGA
- the LOC135074722 gene encoding cryptochrome-1 isoform X2, translated as MLGDSVLWFRHGLRLHDNPSLHSALADRSQPFFPIFIFDGETAGTKVVGYNRMRYLLEALDDLDNQFRKYGGRLIMLKGKPNIVFRRLWEEFGIRKLSFEQDCEPVWRERDDSVKTACREIGVSCHEHVSHTLWEPDSVIRANGGIPPLTYQMFLHTVATIGDPPRPVDDVQLSGVKFGSLPLCFYEEFTVFDKAPKPEDLGVFLENEDIRMIRWVGGETAALKQMQQRLSVEHETFCRGSYLPTHGNPDLLGPPISLSPALRFGCLSVRRFYWSVQDLFRQVHQGSLSSTHFITGQLIWREYFYTMSVNNPNYGQMAGNPICLDIPWKTPEGDELQRWIDGRTGFPFVDAAMRQLRTEGWLHHAVRNTVASFLTRGTLWLSWEHGLNHFLKYLLDADWSVCAGNWMWVSSSAFEALLDSGACACPVRLGQRLDPSGEYVRRYVPELARVPGDYM; from the exons ATGCTAGGAGACAGCGTGCTATGGTTCCGCCACGGGCTCCGGCTCCACGACAACCCGTCTCTCCACTCGGCGCTGGCCGACAGAAGCCAGCCGTTCTTCCCCATCTTCATCTTCGACGGGGAGACTGCTG GAACGAAAGTGGTCGGTTACAACCGCATGCGCTACTTACTGGAAGCGCTTGATGACCTGGACAACCAGTTCCGGAAGTACGGGGGCAGGCTCATCATGCTCAAGGGGAAGCCTAACATTGTGTTTAGGAGACTGTGGGAAGAGTTTG GTATCCGCAAGCTGAGCTTCGAGCAAGACTGCGAGCCGGTGTGGCGCGAGCGCGACGACAGCGTGAAGACCGCGTGCCGCGAGATCGGCGTGTCGTGCCACGAGCACGTTTCGCACACGCTGTGGGAACCCGACTCCGTCATCCGGGCTAATGGAGGCATCCCGCCGCTGACTTACCAGATGTTCCTG CATACCGTAGCCACCATCGGCGACCCCCCAAGGCCAGTGGATGACGTGCAACTGTCAGGCGTCAAGTTCGGAAGCCTGCCGCTGTGCTTCTACGAAGAATTCACTGTCTTTGACAAG GCCCCAAAGCCGGAAGACCTGGGGGTGTTCCTGGAGAATGAAGACATCCGTATGATCCGCTGGGTGGGCGGCGAGACGGCGGCCTTGAAGCAAATGCAGCAGCGACTCAGTGTCGAGCACGAGACCTTCTGCAG GGGATCATATTTGCCGACGCACGGAAACCCTGACCTTCTGGGCCCGCCGATATCTTTGAGCCCTGCCCTCCGTTTTGGATGTCTCTCCGTGAGAAG GTTTTACTGGTCCGTGCAAGACCTATTCCGTCAGGTGCACCAAGGGTCTCTGTCCTCCACTCATTTTATTACGG GCCAGTTGATCTGGCGCGAATACTTCTATACGATGAGCGTCAACAACCCGAACTACGGCCAAATGGCTGGGAACCCCATCTGTCTTGATATACCCTGGAAGACTCCTGAAGGCGATGAGCTACAAAG ATGGATCGATGGCCGCACCGGCTTCCCGTTCGTGGACGCAGCGATGCGACAGCTACGCACAGAAGGCTGGCTGCACCACGCCGTGCGCAACACTGTGGCGTCCTTCCTTACCAGAGGAACGCTGTGGCTGTCCTGGGAACACGGCTTGAACCACTTCTTGAAGTATCTACTGGACGCTGATTG GTCCGTCTGCGCCGGCAACTGGATGTGGGTTTCCAGCAGCGCATTCGAAGCGCTTTTGGATTCAGGCGCGTGCGCCTGCCCCGTGCGCCTCGGGCAGCGCCTCGACCCTAGCGGCGAGTACGTGCGCCGCTACGTGCCCGAGCTGGCGCGCGTGCCCGGCGACTACATGTGA